One region of Oryza sativa Japonica Group chromosome 10, ASM3414082v1 genomic DNA includes:
- the LOC4348451 gene encoding pentatricopeptide repeat-containing protein At4g26680, mitochondrial, translating to MPPPPPRALPLPHFTLPPLAGEDLLFVTALRAHLSTAPPPPTTTAASLSRFLPHLTPLRLSHLILAPPPPPRHDDSGHLLLASLLPSPPPPLPFALLLHSLRPRRSSALLASLLPSIPHHAFPDLLHHVLLTARLTAARPDGGAVPALDVLFSVCARGKKLSLATLAFRAMRAHGLLPRVVSCNVFISAALGLRRPEIALSFFREMRRCRISPNIYTANMVLRAFCDLGRTADAAEVLDKMPEWGVGRTTVSFNTLIAAYCRDGVDAGPALQLKMKMEQEGLVPDVVTYDTIIHGLCKEGRMGKANQVLSEMRVKGVMPNTVTYNTLIHGYVALGDNAMAGRVHEEMVKNRVELDIVTYNALILGLCNEGKMKKVEHLLRELDRAKLEPNASTFSALIVGWCKMQNSERALQLLNVMKKSGFHPNYTTYKMVISSFCKNKDLEGAVDVMGDMLGRCIAPDKALLNEFFDGLWKAKKLHLAENLRSLNNGLKFIPDVYYTGDYRNKDEVINRC from the coding sequence atgccgccgccgccgccgcgcgcgctgccgctgccgcactTCAccctcccgccgctcgccggcgaggacCTCCTCTTCGTGACCGCCCTCCGCGCCCacctctccaccgcgccgccgccgccgacgacgaccgccgcctccctctcccgcttCCTCCCCCACCTCACCCCGCTCCGCCTCTCCCACCTCATCCtcgcgcccccgcccccgccccgccaCGACGACagcggccacctcctcctcgcctccctcctcccgtcgccgccgccgccgctccccttcgcgctcctcctccactccctccgcccgcgccgctcctccgccctCCTCGCCTCCCTGCTCCCTTCCATCCCGCACCACGCCTTCCCGGACCTCCTCCACCACGTCCTCCTCACCGCCCGCctcaccgccgcccgccccgatgGCGGCGCCGTCCCGGCTCTCGACGTGCTCTTCTCCGTCTGCGCGCGGGGGAAGAAGCTCTCCCTGGCCACGCTCGCGTTCCGCGCCATGCGCGCCCACGGCCTGCTCCCCCGCGTCGTGTCCTGCAACGTCTTCATCTCCGCCGCGCTCGGCCTCAGGCGCCCCGAGATCGCCCTGTCATTCTTCCGGGAGATGCGGCGGTGTAGGATCTCGCCGAACATCTACACGGCGAACATGGTGCTGCGGGCGTTCTGCGATCTTGGGCGGACCGCGGATGCGGCCGAGGTGCTCGACAAAATGCCGGAGTGGGGCGTTGGAAGGACAACGGTCAGTTTCAACACGCTGATCGCGGCTTACTGCAGGGATGGTGTTGACGCAGGGCCTGCGCTGcagctgaagatgaagatggagCAGGAGGGGTTGGTGCCTGACGTGGTGACGTACGACACGATCATCCATGGGCTGTGCAAGGAGGGGAGGATGGGAAAGGCGAACCAGGTGCTGAGCGAGATGAGGGTGAAGGGGGTTATGCCCAACACGGTCACGTATAACACGCTGATTCATGGGTACGTGGCGCTTGGTGATAATGCCATGGCGGGTAGGGTTCATGAGGAGATGGTGAAGAACCGAGTGGAGCTTGATATCGTGACATACAATGCGCTCATTCTTGGGCTTTGCAATGAAGGGAAGATGAAGAAGGTAGAGCACTTGCTTCGGGAGCTTGACAGGGCTAAGCTTGAACCGAATGCATCAACCTTTTCAGCGCTGATTGTTGGGTGGTGCAAGATGCAGAACTCAGAGAGAGCACTACAGCTGTTGAATGTGATGAAGAAAAGTGGCTTCCATCCAAATTACACCACTTATAAGATGGTTATATCTTCTTTCTGCAAGAACAAGGATTTAGAAGGAGCAGTTGATGTGATGGGGGATATGTTGGGGAGGTGCATTGCTCCTGACAAGGCCTTGTTGAATGAATTTTTTGATGGTCTCTGGAAGGCTAAAAAATTACATCTGGCAGAGAACCTCCGATCACTGAATAATGGTTTGAAGTTCATTCCTGATGTCTACTATACTGGTGATTACAGGAATAAGGATGAAGTGATAAACAGATGCTAA